The Streptomyces sp. ALI-76-A nucleotide sequence GCCGGGCCGCGGTCAACTCGCTGGGCCGGTTCCTCGCCGACGCCCGTGCCCACGACTGGCAGCCCGACCTGCCCCGCGACGCTGTCGTCTACAACGACGCCCCGCCTCCGCCGCCGGCCAAGCCCCGCTGGATCTCCGAGCACCTGATGCGGCAGATGGAGAACCCCGCCAGCCTGGCCTTGATCGCCACCGACGATCTTCGCCTCATGGTCCCGCTGCTGATCTCCTGCGGCCTGCGCATGAAGGACGCCCGGCGCCTGCGGTTCGACTGCGTCACGCACGACGACACCGGCGCCCCCTACCTGAGCTGGGTCAACCACAAGATCCACGGCCGCATCGCGTTCTTCCCCATCAGCCAGGCCCTGGCCGACGAGATCGCCGCGCAGCAGAAGCGCGTCCAGGCCCGCTTCCCCTCCGGGAGCCGCTTCCTGTTCCCCGGCTGGGTGGCCAACCTCAACGGCAGCAAGGCCGTCTCGGACAGCTGGTGCCGCGAACAGATGGAGACCTGGCTGGAGCGCATCCGCCTCATCGACGAGCACGGCCGCCCCGCGCGGGTGACCTTCCACCAGTTCCGCCACACGCTCGGCACCCGGATGATCAATGCCAACGTCCCGCAGCACATCGTCCAGCAACTGCTGGATCACATGTCGCCGCAGATGACGGCCGTTTACGCCCGCCTGCATCAAAAGACCCTGCGCGAGCACTGGGAGAAGTCCCTCAAGGTCAACGCCGAGGGCGAACCCGTCGCACTGCCCGCCGACCACCCGCTCGCCGATGCCACCTGGATGCGGCTTTCCCTGGTCCGCGCCAAGGTCAGTCTCCCCAACGGCTACTGCGGGGCACCCATCCAGACCGACTGCGAGTACGCCAACCCATGTCTGGACTGCCGCTTCTTCATCACCACCGGCGACTTCCTCGACCAGCACCGACGCCAGCGGGAGGAGACCCGCAAGCTCATCGGCGACGCCGAGCAAGCCGGGCTGTCGCGCATCGTCGAGAAGAACACCCGCACGCTCGGCAAGCTCGACACCATCATCGACGCTCTGGAACAAGCCGGACCGCAGCAGATCGTGGCCGGCGGGAAGGTGACCGATCTCGATGCCACCGGCTGACAACGCCCGCTTCCTCGTCGAAGCCTCGAAGACACGCAGCAGGCAGGCACGCGAGCGCGCCGAAGAGGCCATCAGGACGGCATCCTGCCGCAGCGAACGGCCCACCGTCGTCGGCATCGCGAACGCGGCCAGTGTCTCCCGGTCCTGGCTATACACGCAGACCGACCTCATTACCGCGATCAACCAACTCCAGCAACGAGCCCCTGCACCCCACCGCAGCCCCCGGCACGCGGCCAGCGACGC carries:
- a CDS encoding DUF6262 family protein, translated to MPPADNARFLVEASKTRSRQARERAEEAIRTASCRSERPTVVGIANAASVSRSWLYTQTDLITAINQLQQRAPAPHRSPRHAASDASLHRRLETALERNRQLRDQVADLTRKLETAHGEIRRLRTLA